In Actinomycetota bacterium, the genomic stretch CGGGATCGGCGGACGAGAATCGCGAGCGGATCGTCGCCGAGAACCTGCTCGGGAAGCCCTCGCGAGCGCGCACCGAGGACGTCCTGCGGCGGATCCTCGGCCCCCGCTTCATCGAGCCCGGCCCCCACGTCATC encodes the following:
- a CDS encoding BrxA family protein, with translation MTVLNSNIQKGGALIDDSRRLVSVWDPAGSADENRERIVAENLLGKPSRARTEDVLRRILGPRFIEPGPHVI